One genomic window of Struthio camelus isolate bStrCam1 chromosome 1, bStrCam1.hap1, whole genome shotgun sequence includes the following:
- the SMDT1 gene encoding essential MCU regulator, mitochondrial produces the protein MAAAAGRFLAAAGASSARAGAGGLRRAPAVPVVPSRSATVTRSGAILPQPVKMPFGLLRVFSVVIPFLYVGTQISKNFAALLEEHDIFVPEDDDDDD, from the exons ATGGCAGCGGCAGCCGGGCGCTtcctggcggcggccggggcttcctcggcgcgggcgggcgcgggcgggctgCGCCGCGCCCCGGCCGTACCCGTTGTGCCCTCCCGCAGTGCCACCGTCACTCGCAGCGGCGCCATTTTGCCCCAGCCGGTTAAG ATGCCCTTTGGCCTCCTCAGAGTATTTAGCGTTGTGATCCCTTTCCTGTACGTTGGAACTCAGATCAGTAAGAACTTTGCAGCCCTACTGGAAGAACATGATATCTTTGTCCCAGAAGATGACGACGACGACGATTAA